The Phragmites australis chromosome 1, lpPhrAust1.1, whole genome shotgun sequence genomic interval AACACATTGTCCATCAGAATGTGTGAATTTATAGGCATAAATAGTAGCACTTCCACAGAAAAACACATCGAATAGATATCTGTTTTCATACTGGAAAGCAACATGTTTAGGGTTTATGAAGAAAGCAGGACTAACCACAATAGCCGAGGCAGCTAGACCAGGGCGCTCTCGAGGGTCCTTATTGTAGTACTTGCAGCAGTAAAGAGTGGCTGCAAAGTACCAAATCAATGGACACAAGaaacctaaaagaaaactgCTACAGAGGCATGTTAGATACTGCCAGATGGAGAATTTCGAACCAAAAGTTAAAGTGGGCGGTAAAGCATACTTACGAAGACCATCCTATTCcacaaccaaagcaaggaaGCCGTCTCTCAAAGATTGCCAACCGTGGGTTTTCTTCATCTCTGAGTAGTGTATATTTGCCAAGACACTCCTGGCAATGGCAAAATTGATCCGAGTTTGCTGTGCAATTTAAAATACGAATCGGATAAGCTGAGATAAGTGATCATTTAAAATCTGACAAGCTAAGATAATGCATAGTGTGAGTATACCTTCACCCTGTCCTAAAGTGTTAATGAAAAGCGTATTTTTCACAAGTATGAAGCGAACTATATGTATTTGAATGAAGTTAGCTTATATCTCACAATGATGTACTCACACGTTTTGTTTATGGCTAAGGCGCTACAGTTGCAAAGCTTCCGATCAAGATACCCAGCACCAAAGGAGAGTTAGCTAAAGATTAATTTGACTCACAAGAAACAATATGAAGCTGAAATAACAGTTACCTTCTACCATTTATTCTACAGCTGTTCTGCAAAGAAGCTGCCAGCGACCTTAATACCAATAACTGACAAGCAAATTCCTCCCTGGGATGACTAATTTAACAAGTTTGGTCACAAGGATTTGTCATAACAGAAAGCAGATGGGTACATCAAGCGTGCAACTTTGCCAGAATGTTCATGATGCTGCATAGAAGAGAAAAGTTATGAACAAGATTTCTATTCAAATACGGATAAGAGTAAAATTGATTAAAATATGCATGAGAAATTGCAGAAACTCCTTTATAACAGATAGGAACACAGGAATTAGTCCTGCATCAGCAGGTGCCATGTATAAATGTCCAAATACCAATACACAAAAGTTTAATAATAGGGTATAATAACAACCAGATCTGCAAGACTGTCAAGAGTTAGCAGTGTCACCTACTACCATTACAAAATGGCAAATTTTGCTACTGGACACTCTTTAAGTGTGGTCTTTGCTACAGGACATAGTTTTTTTTCATGTATGCTCCGACACaccctcctcctgctcctctcaCCCCGCGCTCCTCCTGCCTTGCTCTCCCCGCTCGCGCCCTGGCCGGCCCACCTACACCTCGCTCCCGGTGCCGagcacggcagcggcggcatggGACCTTCATGGTTGTGAGGGAGACTGGCGGAGCGGCATGGTTGGCAGCCCAATAGTCTGCCCAGTGGCACCGCAAGAGGACATGGGGTCCAAATAGCAAACCAGAGTTATTGGATagaagaagagatgaggaagaagGATATTCCGGtcattttagattatttatcTTTCCTAATcagaaaaatattatattttaatggTTAGAGTGTCTTCTGGTAAATATCCATGTTTTCACGGTGTCCAACAGCATACATGAAGGAAAAAAACGTGTCATGTGGCAAAGACCACACCTAATGAGTGTCCTCTAGCAAAATTTGCCTTACAAAATACAAAGCATGGGATTTTAACTCCTCATGTGAACATGTACTTTTCCTGTCTTGACAAAATAGTATGTCAGAACACATTCAAACTTACTGTCTATTAATTAGAGCTAGTTTCGGTGAAGACACGAATACATGTAAGACTAAATTCAAGCGTTGAATTCTTCCCACAAGAAAAATCAAATCTTAAGTGCAATTGGAGGAATGGCAGTTTTCATCGGGACAGTGAGTTGAACTCCTTATCTCTACACAAATTTcatagataaaaaataagacACACCTGTCAATCTGTCATGCCCTCAGATTGCATATACACCAGACCACGCCGTCTAATCTGCAACCTTTAAGCAGCAATTCTGATCCACCTTATACTCCCTCTTCCTCAGATAACTTAGTCAGTAATTTCATCGAACACATTGAGTTCCCCATCCTAATCCAGCGCGCCATCCCAATGGTGATAAGAACTAGAACCTGACCATCCGACCTAACAGCCAACTACCCGCAAAAGGAAGACCTCCAGATTAAATTACTAGATCCACCACCCAAGATTACTAGGCTTCATAACCCACGGCTCGAACCTAATCAGGCTCACGCCAACCAACCAAGAACTAGAACGATCCGAGGACGCCTACCAGACCCGAACCAAAGCCAAGAAACTCACACAGCAAGCAGCCAAGCCGCCGTGAGGGAAGAGGACCGGACTTACGAggagaacaagaagaagcatgCGCCGCGGTCGGGTCGACGGAGAACAAAAGGGGAAGAGGGATTTGTGGTGGCGTTTCTTGGATGCCCAGAACTAGAACCAGCGCTGTGCCAAGCCTGGTTCCTCCTCGCGCTGGGGTTTGAGTGGAAGGAACGGAAGAAAGCGCGAGGGCTTCTTGTCCGGTCGGTGGAGTAGATGAGGTCATGTTGTTTCgctatttttctcttttcccAGAATAATGTCCATTTTATCCATGATATTTATCATAAAAGTTCAGTTATCCAAGTGAATTACAAAACCAGGTATCTTTTGAAAATGAAATTGGATTTTTGGGAGGGGGTTTTGtaataaaatacaaaaaatgaaaacaaaatccTTTCTGTTTTGGGTTATTTCTTTTTCAATACTTTTTAAGATGGTTTTCCCGTTTGAAGGATGATCACATGGTCTACAAATAGACATTTTCTTCTTGGTCACAACTATTAGCAACTTAGGATTGTGCGTGCTTGTAAGTAATCCTTTGATTCGGTTTGTCACAATGGTATTGGTGGCGAGCAACTAAGTAACTCCACATTATATTTTGCATCatattattctttttttacAAACATTTCTCCACTGCGTGGTCTACTTTTGAGACATTTTGATATGCGAAACAGGAGTCGAATTCCCTTCGACTCCCTCCACCTATGGAGTTTTACTACTGGGCTACTAGTCCATCTGCTGCATCATACTATCTTTATCAAGGTTGCCTGGGAAACAAACCTAGAATGTTAAATCCTAGAAGGTTAAATCCAGTGATTTTAAAAGTTAGGGACATCAGGTTTTAATATTTTATACTTCACACTTCATAAGGTTAAACGAATTTTCATGAAAATAACCACGAAGAATACACACACCACaagaaaaaaggagagaaaaatacAAAGAATGCATATTCACGTAGCTTCAGCATGCACCAGCGCGTGCAACTGCACGAGCACGTGCAGGACGAGGGAGACGCGGGATTCGACCGTATGTGCGATGTAGGCCCGGCGGATGCAGCCGGTTCTGTGTTGGACCCACTTGTCAGCGATAGCGAGCCCTCTCATGCAGCCTCAGATTCAGcctaccaaacacaaactcaaattTAATCTGAATCTGCTCATCCAACTAACCAAACattcttcttttttaaaaaatagctcCCCCATCCTACTTCCCCTCATCCAGGATATACGATGCAGCTATACGAAACACCAtgtaggcaaccaaacacatccttgGTGAACCGGTGGGCGGGAACACGGGAGCAGTCGATGTCGTCGCGGCCGTTAGGGTCCCGGAAGAACACCTTCGGCACGAGCAGCGAGCATGCTATGTGCGCCCACCGCTCGTTCGTCGTGCGCTTCATCGCACCGACCCTTGCTGGGCAGAGGCAGCAGCTCGGGCGCATCGGCGGCTTGCCCCTCTTGGCGGAGCAGAGCGAGCAAAACTAGTTGCCATCGGGGATGGCCTACGCGAGTGGGTTGCCGTAGAAGGAGGCGTGAACCATGAGGTCGCACCCATCGTAGAACACGATGGGATCCGATGGgtcgctgtcggtgtattcagaaccaggggtccctaggtcccgagaccaggccggccatccgccacatgtcaccaccctgcaaggtaagaagaagctaagtcccgggagaaggtgctcggggccgccgcctctggttcccgagcaccctagttccccgatgatccgcagagcccaaataccaagaaggaagtgctcgggagagagtgctcggggctgcacgtggcagcccccgaggactcggtgccccgaaggtcccaccgaagtgctcgggagagagtgctcggggctgcacgtggcagcccccgaggactcggtgccccgaaggtcccaccgaggtgctcgggagagagtgctcggggctgcacgtggcagcccccgaggactcggtgccccgaaggtcccaccgaggtgctcgggagagagtgctcggggctgcacgtggcagccccagAGGACTCgatgccccgaaggtcccaccgatgtgctcgggagagagtgctcggggctgcacgtggcagcccccgaggactcggttccccgaaggttcgcgcaagatcattcgacgacccgaagggtcccgtcgtcagggtgtcatccagtcaaaggcccaatgccgcatttaataggcacgcgcggcctgacatcccgacatcctgacattctcagctgcccacgccccagtgtcagaccctgccatgcactggcagggggggcgtgggtccattaaatgcacgggtcccgtcccgtttcatccgggtgcctcgggataacgttgccaagatcgaagcgctccatctgccaccctgccatggcagaagaacaagacagggtgggcgcaccggacacctctgaggctgcccggcgggccccctttatggcgcccgagggcttccacagtggcgggtggtcgaatgcgcgccgccttttctccaccgcccctgtcacttcgccaagacgaaatgattacgccgttctccgtggcaccttggcattcgcatccactctttcccattcaggatatgttgaggtcggcgcgcctataaaagaaaaggatagagaacacgtaaaagagggaccagaagtgtgtgaagaagaggacgcagacgctcgaaccagctcaagccaagctagaacacgagagcctcaagctctttgtaaacggctctccccttggaaccagatacatccttgaagaattcccttcaaggatagatatagcgctcacacaggagtagggtgttacgcctccgtgcggcccgaacctgtctaaaccccggtgcacctatttttctcgcattagggcgatcatctcccaccagccatcgcatttgtttccgttcccgcttatttcccaaacaagcttttccaggatcatcccccggccgaatctctaaaaaggggtctctcgggatccctgcgacaggagttcaccctccgacagctggcgcgccaggtaggggggaatatccctggattgtttgtttcactttttttccaggaaaagatggccggcgggcaccgtctccagcgttccggctccacttccagtgacggagcgctgcccgacgcccgagAAAGACCCGTCGTTGCTGCGTaccagcggcagccgccatccacgtgcgcggtttttcccgctcaaggggatcaaggcgctgggcccatcagggccgccgccgccgctgccgacgtactttccgacccccagcaggtggtcggaaccccggccgctaggtccgcctctggaccacgtcgggtgccgcctcggcgcaggctcgctttcagcgaggccagcccagggagcgcgctgcttgcagcacatgctctcctcaggcacccgcccgttcaggccacgccaaacactccggaaggccggtggatacaagatgtcgtcgctttggtcggcactgctcgtcgccaggtgcaggccgggagtcctcgcgccacttctcagcatggtgccgccagagccggctcctcaacgggcaacacccgcacgggccgaggggtctccaggcggagcgccgtccccttggccgtgtctgaagcccgggacctccgcttgcgccttgacgagcggaggggccacgaggatgcccgagttactctcgagcgtcagcgggagacccggcagggggttggggcagaggaccaggcttcctctctcccggcccgcggccaccggggatccccggctcgccgcttctcgccaccgaggacccccgctcgcgctgcggggtacggcaccggttgccgtgccttcaccaccgagctccgccgggttaggtggccttccaagttccgccccgagctgccggagaagtacgacgggtccatcgaccccgtcgagttcctccagatctacacgacggccgtccaaacggccggaggcagcgaaaaggtgatggtaaactactttcatgttgccctgaggggctccgcccgctcttggcttatgaacttacccccagggtctatcggctcctgggatgacctgtgccaccagttcgtggccaactttcagggcacgtttacgcgccccggtttggagtgcgaccttcatgccgtccaacagcaggagggggaaacgctacgacgctttatacagcgcttcagccaggttcgcaacaccattcctcgagtggccccccatgctgttattgttgctttccggcagggcgtccgtgatgagcggatgctcgagaagctaggtacgcacgagatcgagaccactgcggaactcttcgcactggccgataagtgcgccaaggctgcggaggccagggcgtggcatgctcctcgccccgcttccgaccagccaagttcttcccgctctgataagcgggaaaagaaaaagagaaggaagcgcgaggccgctcccattgagccagcccaagtccccgctcacagggtgccgcaagagcccgatcaccagcaagagcgtcggccgggtgtcgatcggcgccccgtcagggcccctgctcgggctcctcctcgggcctctgtgcccgcgagggccccggcaccggctagggcaccagctccagcaagagccccggcccctggccgagctcctgttccagcgagggcccccgctcccgcggggcccgagccaggtaaatggtgtcccatacacctgaccagatggcacgacctcacggagtgtcgtacggtcaaaggactcgtggagcagcgccagagggagcgcgacgagtcccgcggaggaggcgataccgaggtcgtccccaacaacgccgagctcggcttccaggagcccgagcatgcggtcgccttcatcgacgggggcgcttacacaccctgctcgtgccgtggcatcaaggtcatgcgacgcgaagtgtgctcggcaaccccaagCGAGGAGGTCACAAGGCCCCTAAGATGGTCGGATACTTCGATCACCTttagcatggctgatcaccccgccagtactgcagccgtgggacggctacctctggtagtatcccccactgtctgcaatgtcaaggtcggcagggtgctgatcgacggtggtgctggcctcaacctcctttctaaggagcttttgagaagctacaagtatcttcccgacgcctaaagccgtcactccccttctgtggagtaaccccccgggcactccctgcccctcgggcaggttgagttgcctgtcacgttcgggagccgggacaacttccgcacggagtgcgtcctcttcgatgtcgcggagctccctctcccctacaacgccatcctcgggcgtccgacgcttgacaagtttatgatggccgtgcattatgcataccttacggttaagatgcccggccccgcaggctctatctccgtgatcgccgactccggcggcgccgtctcctgcgctgaacaatcatacatggctctggtctcagcgcaggccgaggttgatggctctacagggggcccgggaccctcttcatccagaccccgactcgctgccgacacctctgttccaacgaaggaggtcgaggtgggcgaagacgctacccaggttgtccgtatcggcagcgacttgggcagcaaataggaaagcgcgctcgtcgccttccaccgggctaacgtagacgtgtttgcctggcaaccgtccgacatgcccgggatccctagggaggtgatcgagcatcatttggccgtgcatccggacgcccgcccagtgaagcagaaggtccggcggcaggcgccagagcgccaggagtttatccgcgagcaggtcagcaagctcctcgacgctggattcatccgagaagtcctccaccccgactggctagcaaacccagtcatcgtcccgaaggccaacggcaagcttcgcatgtgcgtggactacaccgaccttaacaaggcttgtcctaaagatcccttccccttacctcgcattgatcaaattatagattcaactgcgggatgtgatcttttatgcttcctagatgcaaactctgggtatcaccagattcgcatggccgtgggggacgaggaaaaaactgcttttactaccccggtggggacttattgctacatgtcaatgcctttcggcctgcgcaacgctggatcctctttctaGCACGCTATTcatatcactcttaactcgcaggttggccgcaacgtcgaggcttacatcgacgatctcgtggtcaaaacccgagaccgcgccaccctgctcgaggaccttgccgagactttcaacagtctctgctctacccgcctcaagctcaacccggagaaatgtgtctttggggtgccggcgggcaagctccttggtttcttggtctctggccgagggatcgaggtcaatccagagaagatccgggccatcgagcagatgcgacccccggttcgactcaaggaagtccagcgcctcgccggctgcatggcagccctcgggcgcttcatctccaagctcggggagcgagggctccccctcttcaagcttctgaagaaatccggtcattttgactggacgtcgg includes:
- the LOC133908858 gene encoding large ribosomal subunit protein eL20z-like isoform X2; the encoded protein is MVEANSDQFCHCQECLGKYTLLRDEENPRLAIFERRLPCFGCGIGWSSFLLGFLCPLIWYFAATLYCCKYYNKDPRERPGLAASAIVAAIFTVLTIIALSVTLIISAYK
- the LOC133908858 gene encoding uncharacterized protein LOC133908858 isoform X1; this translates as MVEANSDQFCHCQECLGKYTLLRDEENPRLAIFERRLPCFGCGIGWSSSFLLGFLCPLIWYFAATLYCCKYYNKDPRERPGLAASAIVAAIFTVLTIIALSVTLIISAYK